A genomic region of Haliotis asinina isolate JCU_RB_2024 chromosome 1, JCU_Hal_asi_v2, whole genome shotgun sequence contains the following coding sequences:
- the LOC137294080 gene encoding uncharacterized protein, with amino-acid sequence MSAIFELDKVLTLINNSDNEDETECDLLEVSPVIDLQSDLIVTDESEITLLHSVDILSEGVEDCKDLDPDYEIVTSELESEEEANNVMVEKNVTAQQTATSDHNNNEISEENPVESSIPASDEGRSRKRKRNKNNRKKSIRKRMRQSGKEYVSESGRKVTAKNVKTTKDCQGKCKFKCAQKLSPEQRQKTFQSFWNLSDSEKSHFYSKTINREQKKRSRVDGQNSRTFAYAYHLFNGNDKYRVCKEFYLTTLSISQRRVSYFFENKVDPNTNVPTGGDCRGKSTRDRIPPEQKQGVRDHINSFPRVESHYCRASSRKEYLAQNLSLSTMYRLYREKCQLESRTAVLIHTYRNIFNQEFNLTFHVPKKDRCDRCEEYNMKSKHDDVDEELRAEYLAHFQSKVATKQERDRDREDREKLVVCFDLENVLSCPQANISSFFYRRKLSVYNLTAHCSLDSQGYCAIWNETQAGRGANEITSALISILTKIVEKHHPEHITLWSDSCVAQNRNAGITFALKDFMANHNIKSIEQKFCEPGHSSIQEVDAIHSIIERQLKRSDVYSPLGIVRCMKLATERNPLDIIQLRQNHFKKYIEASRCLNFTQVPFTKVKAILSTNEEPFTIQFKTSFDEKMTMVCIGPRENKRRLSSPTRSPSDQWPQVKTSMSTFSMTDQKAKDIRAMLKFMNPVDKKFMTGLLPKMRPR; translated from the coding sequence ATGTCTGCCATATTTGAATTAGACAAAGTATTAACTCTAATTAATAATTCTGACAATGAGGATGAGACAGAATGTGATTTACTGGAAGTTTCACCCGTCATCGACTTGCAGAGTGATCTAATTGTCACTGACGAATCTGAAATAACCCTTTTGCACTCAGTTGATATTCTGTCTGAAGGTGTGGAAGACTGCAAGGATCTCGACCCAGATTATGAAATTGTTACATCGGAACTGGAATCGGAAGAGGAAGCAAATAATGTGATGGTCGAAAAGAATGTTACAGCGCAGCAAACTGCCACTTCAGATCATAACAACAACGAGATTTCTGAAGAGAACCCAGTGGAATCGTCCATACCAGCATCGGATGAAGGACGGAGCAGAAAACGAAAGCGAAATAAAAATAACAGGAAAAAATCAATCAGAAAGCGGATGAGGCAGTCAGGAAAGGAGTATGTGTCTGAGAGCGGGAGGAAAGTAACGGCTAAAAACGTGAAGACAACAAAAGATTGTCAGGGTAAATGCAAATTTAAATGTGCTCAGAAGCTCTCGccagaacaaagacaaaaaaCTTTTCAATCTTTCTGGAACCTGTCTGATAGTGAAAAGAGCCATTTTTATTCCAAAACAATAAACAGAGAACAAAAGAAGAGAAGTCGAGTAGATGGTCAAAATAGCAGGACATTTGCTTACGCGTATCATTTGTTTAATGGGAACGACAAATATCGTGTTTGCAAGGAGTTTTATCTGACAACATTAAGTATCTCACAGAGGAGAGTTTCCTATTTCTTTGAGAACAAAGTTGACCCAAACACAAATGTTCCAACGGGTGGTGATTGCAGGGGTAAATCAACAAGAGACAGAATACCTCCAGAACAGAAACAAGGGGTCCGTGACCACATCAATTCATTCCCCCGAGTGGAATCACATTACTGTAGAGCATCTTCACGTAAGGAATATCTCGCTCAAAACTTATCACTTTCCACTATGTATCGTCTTTATCGTGAAAAGTGCCAACTGGAATCGAGGACTGCAGTGTTGATCCACACCTATAGAAACATCTTCAACCAAGAGTTCAACCTTACATTCCATGTACCAAAGAAAGACCGCTGTGACCGTTGTGAAGAATATAACATGAAGTCTAAACatgacgatgttgatgaagaactGAGGGCGGAATACCTGGCCCACTTCCAGTCTAAGGTGGCAACAAAGCAGGAACGTGACAGAGACCGTGAAGACCGTGAAAAACTTGTTGTATGCTTTGATCTGGAAAATGTCTTAAGTTGTCCACAGGCAAacatttcaagtttcttttacCGTCGAAAACTTAGCGTGTATAACTTAACTGCTCATTGCTCGCTGGATTCCCAGGGATATTGCGCAATCTGGAATGAAACACAAGCAGGAAGAGGTGCGAATGAAATTACCAGTGCCTTAATATCCATATTGACCAAGATAGTGGAAAAGCACCACCCAGAACACATCACCCTTTGGTCAGATTCCTGTGTTGCGCAAAACAGAAATGCTGGAATTACATTTGCACTGAAAGATTTTATGGCAAACCACAATATCAAAAGCATTGAACAGAAATTCTGTGAGCCTGGACATTCTAGCATTCAGGAGGTGGATGCAATACACAGTATTATTGAACGACAGTTGAAACGGTCAGATGTCTATAGTCCTCTTGGAATCGTAAGATGCATGAAGTTGGCAACTGAACGGAATCCCCTCGATATCATTCAGCTGAGACAGAATCACTTCAAAAAGTACATTGAAGCTTCCAGATGTTTGAATTTCACTCAAGTGCCCTTTACAAAAGTGAAAGCTATTTTGAGCACCAACGAGGAGCCATTTACAATTCAGTTCAAGACATCATTCGATGAGAAAATGACAATGGTCTGCATTGGTCCCAGAGAAAATAAGAGAAGACTGTCATCACCAACGCGGAGTCCTAGTGACCAATGGCCCCAAGTCAAAACCTCCATGAGTACTTTCAGCATGACAGATCAGAAGGCCAAGGACATCCGTGCAATGCTGAAGTTCATGAATCCTGTTGACAAGAAATTCATGACTGGACTTCTCCCCAAAATGAGACCTCGTTAG